The following are encoded together in the Sandaracinaceae bacterium genome:
- a CDS encoding alpha/beta hydrolase: MVRTLKRAARTVTDHRSPVQTRVALENLSRLAPPVRGVSQRAGSLGGVPARWFTPHGAHAQGPVLMHIHGGGFALCSSHVHATFISELARAINCRAVGIDYRLAPEHPFPLPIEDCYSAYLGLLDSGVDASRIVLSGDSAGGNLALAMLQRVRASGKPLPRLVLLLSPWVDLECRGDSVQFNDPYDYLSRDLLELFAAYYLQGADPRDPQASPVHADLSGFPPMLLQAGGGETLLSEIRTLARRAERQGVRVTLQEWEGMCHAFHGFSMFIPEAARAFHEIGAWVNAQQQWPRAGLLQRSVPRLHRLFAPA, encoded by the coding sequence ATGGTCCGCACCCTCAAGCGCGCTGCCCGCACGGTGACCGACCACCGCTCGCCGGTGCAGACGCGCGTCGCGCTCGAGAACCTCTCACGCCTGGCGCCCCCGGTGCGCGGCGTCAGCCAGCGGGCGGGTTCGCTCGGCGGAGTGCCCGCGCGCTGGTTCACGCCGCACGGGGCACATGCCCAGGGGCCCGTCCTCATGCACATCCACGGCGGCGGCTTCGCGCTGTGCTCGTCGCACGTGCACGCCACGTTCATCTCGGAGCTGGCGCGCGCCATCAACTGCCGCGCGGTGGGCATCGATTATCGCCTGGCTCCCGAGCACCCGTTCCCGCTGCCCATCGAGGACTGCTACTCCGCCTACCTCGGGCTCCTGGACTCGGGCGTGGACGCCTCCCGCATCGTTCTCTCGGGCGACTCGGCCGGCGGCAACCTGGCGCTGGCCATGCTCCAGCGCGTGCGTGCCTCGGGCAAGCCGCTGCCGCGCCTGGTGCTGCTGCTCTCGCCCTGGGTGGACCTCGAGTGCCGCGGCGACAGCGTGCAGTTCAACGACCCGTACGACTACCTCTCGCGCGACCTGCTGGAACTCTTCGCGGCCTACTACCTGCAGGGCGCCGACCCGCGCGACCCGCAGGCGTCGCCCGTGCACGCGGACCTCTCGGGCTTCCCGCCCATGCTGCTCCAGGCAGGCGGTGGCGAGACGCTGCTCTCCGAGATCCGCACCCTGGCGCGGCGTGCGGAGCGGCAGGGCGTGCGCGTGACGCTGCAAGAGTGGGAGGGCATGTGCCACGCCTTCCACGGGTTCAGCATGTTCATCCCCGAGGCGGCGCGCGCGTTCCACGAGATTGGCGCCTGGGTCAACGCGCAGCAGCAGTGGCCGCGGGCTGGGCTGCTGCAGCGCAGCGTGCCGCGCCTGCACCGGCTCTTCGCGCCGGCCTGA
- the nhaA gene encoding Na+/H+ antiporter NhaA — protein sequence MSTSITPGPGPLSSPPPEAWEPLVRVARLAGRPLERFLRIEAASGILLLLSAAAALAWANSPWASSYDYVWHTPVGVRLGGFSFERSLEWYVNDALMVIFFFVVGLEIRREMHHGELSEWRRAAIPAAAALGGMLAPAGLYLAFAGEPATRSGWGVPMATDIAFAVGILTLLGKRAPAALRVLLLAVAVIDDLGAIVVIALFYSSGVSLVGLLVAALGVLGVFAMQRLGVRSKLAYIAPAFVAWAGIYAAGIHPTIAGVIVGLITPVRAWLGPEGFVAGVRPQLERLSQAAPGSLDPHELAETLRVVDAARREAMSPAESLIEKLHPFVAFGIMPIFALANAGVTVSGGALDADSWRVATAVTVGLVVGKPLGVLLAMCLALRFRLGTLPVGLTMRHLLVLGVVAGVGFTMALFIAALAFTDAHLLAAAKLGVLAASGAAGVLALVLGRVLLTPVGVAGAAETADEAESSTAL from the coding sequence ATGTCGACCTCCATCACCCCGGGGCCTGGCCCTCTTTCGTCTCCTCCGCCCGAAGCCTGGGAGCCACTCGTGCGCGTGGCTCGTCTGGCGGGTCGCCCGCTCGAGCGCTTCCTGCGCATCGAGGCCGCGAGCGGCATCCTCTTGCTCCTCTCCGCGGCCGCGGCGCTGGCCTGGGCGAACTCGCCATGGGCCAGCAGCTATGACTACGTGTGGCACACGCCGGTGGGCGTCCGTCTGGGCGGCTTCTCCTTCGAGCGCTCGCTCGAGTGGTACGTCAACGACGCCTTGATGGTGATCTTCTTCTTCGTGGTGGGCCTCGAGATCCGCCGCGAGATGCACCACGGCGAGCTGTCCGAGTGGCGGCGCGCCGCGATCCCTGCGGCCGCTGCGCTGGGTGGCATGCTGGCCCCGGCAGGCCTCTACCTCGCGTTCGCCGGTGAGCCGGCCACCCGCTCCGGCTGGGGTGTCCCCATGGCCACGGACATCGCGTTCGCGGTGGGCATCCTCACGCTGCTCGGCAAGCGCGCGCCCGCGGCCCTGCGAGTGCTGCTGCTCGCCGTAGCGGTGATCGACGACCTCGGGGCCATCGTGGTCATCGCGCTGTTCTACTCGTCGGGCGTGTCGCTCGTGGGGCTGCTGGTGGCCGCCCTCGGCGTGCTGGGCGTGTTCGCCATGCAGCGGCTCGGCGTGCGCTCGAAGCTGGCCTACATCGCCCCCGCCTTCGTGGCCTGGGCGGGCATCTACGCTGCGGGCATCCACCCCACCATCGCAGGCGTCATCGTGGGGCTCATCACGCCGGTGCGCGCGTGGCTGGGGCCCGAGGGCTTCGTGGCCGGCGTTCGTCCGCAGCTCGAGCGCCTCTCACAGGCGGCGCCGGGCTCGCTCGACCCCCACGAGCTCGCCGAGACGCTGCGGGTCGTCGACGCGGCGCGCCGTGAGGCCATGTCGCCCGCCGAGAGTCTCATCGAGAAGCTGCACCCCTTCGTGGCCTTCGGCATCATGCCCATCTTCGCGCTGGCCAACGCGGGTGTGACCGTGTCCGGAGGCGCGCTGGACGCGGACTCGTGGCGCGTGGCCACGGCGGTGACGGTGGGGCTCGTGGTGGGCAAGCCGCTGGGGGTGCTGCTGGCCATGTGCCTGGCGCTGCGCTTCCGCCTGGGGACGCTGCCCGTGGGCCTCACCATGCGGCACCTGCTGGTGCTCGGCGTGGTCGCCGGCGTGGGCTTCACCATGGCGCTCTTCATCGCGGCGCTCGCGTTCACCGACGCGCACCTGCTGGCTGCCGCCAAGCTGGGTGTGCTGGCGGCGAGCGGCGCAGCGGGTGTCCTCGCGCTGGTGCTGGGTCGAGTCCTGCTCACGCCCGTCGGCGTGGCCGGCGCCGCCGAGACCGCCGACGAAGCCGAGAGCTCCACCGCGCTCTGA